One region of Mesomycoplasma ovipneumoniae genomic DNA includes:
- a CDS encoding LemA family protein — MSNLYNPKNAGNIEGFEPRIDNDSKKPTVSTAAKVAFWTLGTLFLFIAPIYYISQKNNFMRQQNLINESAGTIEVQLEQRSATLLKLADQVRSYREYEKSILSDITRLRSLKSNIENAQEIENLNNSLFGRLIAVSENYPELQASKIYQELIEQTSYLERELAAARRLYNSNVNSFNTEIFVFPSSIVASSMNLTTYPMFSTSNQNRQDVSFKDF, encoded by the coding sequence ATGTCAAATTTATACAACCCTAAAAATGCTGGAAATATCGAAGGATTTGAGCCTCGAATTGATAATGACTCTAAAAAACCGACTGTTTCAACAGCAGCTAAAGTTGCATTTTGAACTTTGGGGACTTTATTTTTATTTATTGCTCCAATTTATTACATTTCGCAAAAAAATAATTTTATGCGCCAACAGAATTTAATCAATGAATCAGCTGGTACAATCGAGGTTCAACTTGAGCAACGTAGCGCAACTTTATTGAAATTAGCTGACCAAGTTCGTTCCTATCGTGAATATGAAAAATCAATTTTAAGCGATATTACAAGATTGCGAAGTTTAAAATCAAACATAGAAAATGCTCAAGAAATTGAAAATTTAAACAACTCATTATTTGGTAGACTAATTGCAGTAAGTGAAAATTACCCAGAATTGCAAGCATCAAAAATTTATCAAGAATTAATTGAGCAAACCTCCTATTTAGAAAGAGAATTAGCGGCTGCAAGACGACTTTATAATAGTAATGTTAATTCTTTTAACACCGAAATTTTTGTCTTTCCTTCTTCAATTGTTGCATCTTCGATGAATTTAACAACCTACCCAATGTTTAGCACAAGTAACCAAAATCGTCAAGATGTATCATTTAAAGATTTTTAA
- a CDS encoding DUF3137 domain-containing protein: MKIINDYFKFEDYKIKAKEEFRPKLDEIIKKKHSKTLEKLAGIQSMTKTLNIVSVISVFLTGLVFFVTMNYHLGIGGIIFLIILGIIAVASTFYLGVKKREIRKITNEVSKDVLEDFKPEVAYKAAFSILDKGMDYLGFNGQPSNSIQISKNEISSLTPAEIIGSSKAKISEVRPLKELLIDEKFHVSFTNVRWQWKEWRKNETVTRESFTGILKIDTSILGEKAFDFKLLKPSGWFSQKDKIKLENEEFNKVFNPESNDRFKIRKMYTPLAMELSLKRYFDREGVKVMDVTIESSGDAIYFTYKCDWNFMYVDFPTSIKTPDDFINHIFKDFLLDTYSLYYLLCLIYVTLYLD; encoded by the coding sequence ATGAAAATAATAAATGATTATTTTAAATTTGAAGACTATAAAATCAAGGCAAAAGAGGAATTTCGTCCTAAATTAGACGAAATTATCAAGAAAAAACATTCAAAGACTCTTGAAAAACTTGCTGGAATACAAAGTATGACAAAAACACTTAATATTGTCTCGGTAATTTCAGTTTTTTTAACTGGACTTGTTTTTTTTGTTACTATGAATTACCATCTAGGGATTGGTGGCATCATTTTTTTAATTATTCTCGGAATAATTGCAGTTGCTTCTACTTTTTACTTAGGAGTCAAAAAAAGGGAAATTAGGAAAATCACCAATGAAGTTTCAAAAGATGTCCTAGAAGATTTTAAACCAGAAGTTGCTTACAAAGCTGCCTTTTCGATTTTAGATAAAGGAATGGATTATTTAGGTTTTAATGGCCAACCTAGTAACAGCATTCAAATTTCAAAAAATGAAATTAGCAGTCTTACTCCTGCGGAAATAATTGGGTCATCAAAGGCTAAAATTAGTGAAGTTAGACCTCTGAAGGAATTATTAATTGATGAAAAATTCCACGTTAGTTTTACAAATGTCCGCTGACAATGAAAAGAATGAAGAAAAAATGAAACTGTAACAAGGGAAAGTTTTACTGGAATTTTAAAGATTGATACTTCAATTTTAGGTGAAAAGGCATTTGACTTTAAACTTTTAAAACCAAGCGGCTGATTTTCTCAAAAAGACAAAATCAAACTTGAAAACGAGGAATTTAACAAGGTTTTTAATCCAGAATCAAATGATAGATTTAAAATCAGAAAAATGTATACACCACTTGCGATGGAACTTTCACTAAAAAGATATTTTGACCGTGAAGGTGTTAAAGTTATGGATGTTACCATTGAATCTTCAGGTGATGCTATCTATTTTACTTACAAATGCGACTGAAATTTTATGTATGTTGATTTTCCAACATCAATAAAAACCCCTGATGACTTTATTAATCACATTTTCAAGGATTTTTTGCTTGACACTTACAGTTTATATTATCTTTTGTGTCTTATTTACGTTACTTTGTATTTGGATTAG